Proteins encoded by one window of Bacillus sp. DTU_2020_1000418_1_SI_GHA_SEK_038:
- a CDS encoding YtrH family sporulation protein, translated as MKIQPYFATLFDSYFIALGVVIGGSIIGSFSAFLTGKPPLTEAYRISNIIRIWAIIAAIGGTFDTLYSFEKGVLDGQTKDLFKQFLLILSAFGGAQTGAMLIIWLTKEHI; from the coding sequence ATGAAAATCCAGCCCTATTTCGCAACATTATTTGATAGTTATTTTATTGCTCTCGGGGTAGTCATTGGCGGTTCGATTATTGGGAGCTTTTCAGCGTTTCTTACAGGAAAGCCACCTTTAACAGAAGCTTATCGAATCTCTAACATTATTAGAATTTGGGCAATTATTGCAGCAATTGGCGGAACATTTGATACCCTTTATAGCTTTGAAAAAGGTGTATTAGATGGTCAAACAAAAGATTTATTCAAACAATTCTTATTAATTCTTTCTGCTTTTGGAGGAGCTCAAACTGGTGCTATGCTTATCATCTGGCTAACTAAGGAGCATATATAA
- the ytrI gene encoding sporulation membrane protein YtrI, with protein MRIPPYFSRPVWQRFFAGMAIGGIVSWFIFLYIFGEWNEKYSKEIQKQREDIADLTNDIKIWQEDYKELNKLNSQKLIVQDIKVKIQNSDKYKLDSFSVFEIEDEIIEDIKMMKAKDIETIYKSSDLIKKIIENKVFKVNEKRYRVEIRQMVIYTTLSIKVDIKLD; from the coding sequence ATGAGGATTCCACCGTACTTTTCTAGACCAGTCTGGCAGCGCTTCTTTGCTGGAATGGCCATAGGTGGAATAGTCAGCTGGTTTATTTTTCTATATATATTTGGCGAATGGAATGAGAAATACAGCAAGGAAATACAAAAGCAAAGAGAAGATATTGCTGATCTAACAAATGATATAAAAATCTGGCAGGAAGACTACAAAGAACTAAATAAATTAAATAGTCAAAAGCTTATCGTTCAAGATATTAAAGTAAAAATCCAAAACAGCGATAAATATAAACTAGATTCATTTAGTGTTTTTGAAATTGAAGATGAAATAATTGAAGATATTAAAATGATGAAGGCAAAGGATATTGAAACCATTTATAAAAGCAGTGATTTAATCAAAAAAATTATTGAGAATAAGGTTTTTAAAGTGAACGAAAAGCGTTATCGTGTTGAAATTAGACAAATGGTGATCTATACAACCTTATCTATTAAAGTGGATATTAAGCTTGATTAA
- a CDS encoding bifunctional oligoribonuclease/PAP phosphatase NrnA encodes MKEKILNTIIEYETIIIHRHVRPDPDAYGSQGGLAEILKASFPEKTIYTVGREEETLYYLRRLDDIPNDAYEGALVIVCDTANAERICDDRYHLGDKLIKIDHHPNVDPYGDMMWIDTDASSVSEMIYEFYLFGKDKGLKMSDEAARLLFAGIVGDTGRFLFPSTSDKTFAYAGELIHYNFSRPELFDKMYELSPNVVKLNGYVLQNFEVKKHGAVSMVLKKELLEEFQVKASEASLLVGALGSIKGIKAWVFFIEEEDQIRVRLRSKGPIINDIARNYNGGGHPLAAGASIYSWNDMDLVIKDLEEACMG; translated from the coding sequence ATGAAAGAGAAAATATTAAACACGATAATAGAATATGAAACCATTATCATCCATAGACATGTTCGTCCAGATCCAGACGCATATGGATCTCAGGGAGGCCTAGCTGAAATTCTAAAAGCATCATTTCCCGAAAAGACAATTTATACCGTTGGAAGAGAAGAAGAAACTCTCTACTATCTTCGGAGACTCGATGATATCCCAAATGATGCATATGAAGGGGCTTTAGTCATTGTTTGTGATACGGCAAATGCCGAACGGATTTGTGATGACAGATACCACTTAGGGGATAAATTAATAAAAATTGACCATCATCCAAATGTTGACCCGTATGGGGACATGATGTGGATAGATACAGATGCCAGCTCAGTCAGTGAAATGATTTATGAATTTTACCTTTTTGGCAAGGATAAGGGCTTAAAAATGTCTGATGAAGCAGCTAGATTATTATTCGCAGGAATTGTAGGGGATACAGGACGCTTTCTCTTCCCGAGCACATCAGATAAAACCTTTGCCTATGCTGGTGAGCTTATTCACTACAATTTTTCACGGCCAGAGTTGTTTGACAAAATGTATGAATTATCGCCAAATGTTGTTAAGTTAAATGGATACGTTCTTCAAAACTTTGAAGTGAAAAAACATGGTGCTGTTTCAATGGTTCTAAAAAAGGAATTATTAGAGGAATTTCAAGTAAAGGCATCAGAGGCCTCGCTTCTAGTAGGGGCTCTAGGGTCTATTAAAGGCATTAAGGCATGGGTGTTCTTTATCGAGGAGGAGGACCAAATAAGAGTTCGCCTCCGTTCAAAAGGTCCAATCATTAATGATATTGCCAGAAATTACAATGGAGGAGGACATCCGCTTGCCGCAGGAGCCTCGATCTACTCTTGGAATGATATGGATCTGGTTATCAAGGACTTAGAAGAAGCATGTATGGGCTAG
- a CDS encoding YtpI family protein yields MPALVILITIALSFYLYYKVKFVRCKKPAEKKWISSKSSMALGVFIGLYGLNQFFLNGNTITYIVGGVFFLLGVFTIFSGLKAYKYYLPIAANEAKE; encoded by the coding sequence ATGCCAGCGTTAGTTATATTAATTACAATCGCACTTTCATTTTATCTATATTACAAAGTAAAATTTGTTCGCTGTAAGAAACCAGCTGAGAAAAAGTGGATATCTTCTAAATCTAGTATGGCTTTAGGTGTTTTTATCGGACTGTATGGATTAAACCAGTTTTTCCTAAATGGAAATACAATTACTTATATTGTCGGTGGAGTCTTTTTTCTACTAGGTGTCTTTACTATTTTTAGCGGCCTCAAAGCCTATAAATATTATTTGCCGATTGCCGCGAATGAAGCTAAAGAATAA